The sequence below is a genomic window from Anaerocolumna chitinilytica.
GATTGGGATAATGCTGTTTTCATATCATAAAGAGATAATAATATGTCATTAAATTCTTTAATTCTAGAATTATTATGTACTAAATTAATCTCTCTATTTTGTATTTGGCTTATTTCATAGAGAACAGGTTCCAGTTCTTTCTTTAACTTTCTTTCAAAGCGAAAGGCACAGTCTGTAACGATTAGCATAAAAATAATAGCAAACAATACCAATATTATCACTTCTAGCTTAGGAAAAAACTTGTCCAGGGTATAGGATGAAAAATGTGCTAACATATCATAATTAACAATGCAATATCCATTTACCGTATTAATTAAAAAGAATCTGCGGTCACCAGAATGCGAATCTTTAATAAATGCTTTCGCATCCTCCACCGCAGCCTTACTAAGATCACCGGAGAGGTAATTGCCACTAAAATCAAATAAACCATACTTGCAGGTATGAGGTATCAGTGTTTTATCAAATGGCTCACTTTCAGATATTAATGCCTTATTTTGAACAAGGTAATTCTGGGAATAATCTGCCGGTAGTATAAATCCTATACTTAGACCCAAATAAAATAATAATACAAATATAATAATTTCTATAAAAACCCCGGCAGACAGCCATAGCAATTGCTTAAAAAACATTGAAAACAGTGTATTGGATCTTATTTTTTTTAGTTCCATTTGTAACCTATCCCCCAAACTGTTTCAATTGGATTTTCACCGCCTTGTTTCAGTTTTGCACGTATATTTTTTACATGTTCTCTCACCGCACTAACATCGCTTTCGAAATCAAACCCAAATACCTTTTCTATTATTTGCTCAAGAGAAAAGACCTGTCCTTTGTTTCTTGTTAAAAATTCGCATATTTCATACTCACTTTTTGTTAGCTTAATTTGCTCATCATTTAAATATAGTATTTTCTCGGATACATCAAATTTAAAATTATCACTTATGATTCGAGTATGATATTCTCTTTTTTCTCGTCTCAAATGAGCATTTACTCTAGCTCTGATTTCAGATAAGCTGAATGGTTTCTTTATGTAATCATCCGCACCTGCTGCAAATCCTTCAATTAGATCTGTGTCCATTGTCTTAGCAGTTAAAAAAATAATCGGACAATCCACACTATCACGAATTTCTTTACAAATTGTAAAACCGTCTTTCTCCGGCATCATAACATCAAGTAAAATCAAATCGTACTTTGTTAGGTAATCTTTCTTCACTTTTTCAGCTCGATCCAGTATATCAACTGAATGCTGCTCATTCTCAAGGGCCTTTTTAATGATAGATAAGATTTGAATATCATCATCAATCGCAAGGATTCTCGACATAATTCCACCTGCTTTCCTTCCTAGTATACCTTGAAAATTGAATTTTGTCTAAAGCAACTAATCCATTATTCATATTTGGTATTTATCCCTTGCCAACGATTACCCCAAAGCACAAAGATACTGATTAAAACTATTGTAATAATGCTAACCGTCAAAGTACCAGCTTTCATATCATGAGCAATAGTGTCATATAAATTCCTGTCTGTATATTGTTTTAAATAATAAGTTGCGATTCTAATAGCATATCCCCAGGGTATATATCTCCAGATAATATCACCTAACCCTAAGTATAAAAGCGGACTTAACAATGTTCCAATGATACCGGTGCTAAGTGATATACCATTACCAAAGGTAAAACATATCATGTATTGTAATATATACAAGGTGACATTGGATAGAAACATTACGAGTGATAATTTAAAATAAACCAAAACTGAAAATAATGAAAAACCCATTATTCTAAAAATTATGCCAAACCCTAGTATGGTAAATGCACTTGCAAATAATCCAAATAGCAGCAGTGTTATTAAGTTACCCAAATGTGAAACAAGCTTTTGGTACGGAACAGATAACATATTCTGAAAATTACCCGCTTTTAATTCCTGGTCATACAACATTGTTGTTGCAATAGAGATTATAAGAGGAAATGCCATAGCAATTGCCTGAATAAAAACTAACACTTTATCTGCCTCATTCCAAGGTGAATAGGAATAATAAGCACAGAAAACAAATATACCGATTACAGGTACAGTAATATATAGGAACAATAGCTTGGAATGCAGTATTTTATAGCTACCTGCTTTAACGCTATTCATTAAATTTTTCATAATACCTCCATATAATGCGCTTTAGTGCATACTCAATTTTCACACTATACCTCCTGATGTTTGAAGATATTTGCTGTAAACAGAGAACCTATAAGATATAAAACAACAGTTATTGCAATACCAGGAAATATAACATTGCTGCGGTTTAAAATACTCCCCGATGGCAAAAGTAACCCATTTGGTAAAACCTTTATAATGGGGCACATAATTCTAGCCGGAATTGAAAAAGGTATCCACCAAAACTTCCCTACAGCACATATGCTCGCAAACAATAAATTACTAACAATACTTAGAATTACAGAGATAAACATATTCATATGAAGAGTTATGAACATAAAGAATGGGATTTGCCAGGCGAAAGTAATGCACAAAGTAATACTTGCAAATACGTTATTGATATCAGGAATTTGCTTATTAAAAAGGAAACCGCATAATATCGTAAAACTTGAAAAAATAAAACAGGTAAGAAATAAATATAATGTAGCCATGCCAATCTTTGCATACCACAAATGCTTTTTATCTTGTACAAGTCCTAACATCCCATGAAAATTATTTTTCTTATCTTTCTTGATTATGGATGCTGAAATATAGGTAACTGTAAAAGGCAGAAAAATCATATACCACCAATT
It includes:
- a CDS encoding lantibiotic immunity ABC transporter MutE/EpiE family permease subunit codes for the protein MINYLKAEILKQKHSFNNTIIWLIPIVNIIIALVLMGTKYIQTASYNWWYMIFLPFTVTYISASIIKKDKKNNFHGMLGLVQDKKHLWYAKIGMATLYLFLTCFIFSSFTILCGFLFNKQIPDINNVFASITLCITFAWQIPFFMFITLHMNMFISVILSIVSNLLFASICAVGKFWWIPFSIPARIMCPIIKVLPNGLLLPSGSILNRSNVIFPGIAITVVLYLIGSLFTANIFKHQEV
- a CDS encoding lantibiotic immunity ABC transporter MutG family permease subunit, producing MKNLMNSVKAGSYKILHSKLLFLYITVPVIGIFVFCAYYSYSPWNEADKVLVFIQAIAMAFPLIISIATTMLYDQELKAGNFQNMLSVPYQKLVSHLGNLITLLLFGLFASAFTILGFGIIFRIMGFSLFSVLVYFKLSLVMFLSNVTLYILQYMICFTFGNGISLSTGIIGTLLSPLLYLGLGDIIWRYIPWGYAIRIATYYLKQYTDRNLYDTIAHDMKAGTLTVSIITIVLISIFVLWGNRWQGINTKYE
- a CDS encoding response regulator transcription factor; amino-acid sequence: MSRILAIDDDIQILSIIKKALENEQHSVDILDRAEKVKKDYLTKYDLILLDVMMPEKDGFTICKEIRDSVDCPIIFLTAKTMDTDLIEGFAAGADDYIKKPFSLSEIRARVNAHLRREKREYHTRIISDNFKFDVSEKILYLNDEQIKLTKSEYEICEFLTRNKGQVFSLEQIIEKVFGFDFESDVSAVREHVKNIRAKLKQGGENPIETVWGIGYKWN